A section of the Elizabethkingia anophelis R26 genome encodes:
- the cysK gene encoding cysteine synthase A encodes MKFQNILETIGNTPVVKINKLFNSDSEVWIKLEKSNPGGSIKDRIALSMIEDAEAKGLLNKDSIIIEPTSGNTGIGLSLVAAVKGYKLILVMPESMSVERRKIMEAYGAEFVLTPREKGMKGAIEKANELAEVTPNSWIPRQFDNPANVKVHTETTAQEILKDFPDGLDYIITGVGTGGHITGIAQVIKQKYPNVKVIAVEPELSPVLSGGAPGPHPLQGLGAGFVPSILDTSILDGITQIGKDEAFTFAIDAAKKEGLFVGISTGAALAAVAKKLPEIPAGSKILTINYDTGERYLSIEGLF; translated from the coding sequence ATGAAATTTCAGAATATATTAGAAACTATAGGAAATACACCAGTCGTAAAAATTAATAAACTTTTTAATTCAGATAGTGAAGTTTGGATCAAGCTGGAGAAGAGTAACCCAGGCGGAAGCATTAAAGACAGAATTGCTCTTTCAATGATTGAAGATGCAGAGGCTAAAGGTCTGTTGAATAAAGATAGTATAATTATAGAACCTACAAGTGGTAATACCGGTATAGGACTTTCTCTGGTAGCAGCTGTGAAGGGATATAAACTTATTCTGGTCATGCCCGAGAGTATGAGTGTGGAAAGAAGAAAGATTATGGAGGCTTATGGAGCAGAATTCGTGTTGACACCCAGAGAAAAAGGGATGAAAGGTGCTATCGAAAAAGCTAATGAACTGGCAGAAGTAACGCCGAATTCCTGGATTCCGAGACAGTTTGATAATCCGGCAAATGTAAAAGTTCATACAGAAACTACAGCTCAGGAAATTCTGAAAGACTTTCCGGACGGGTTGGATTATATCATTACAGGAGTTGGAACCGGTGGACATATCACCGGAATTGCACAGGTGATAAAACAAAAGTATCCTAATGTAAAAGTAATCGCTGTAGAACCGGAATTATCACCAGTACTAAGTGGAGGTGCACCGGGGCCACATCCATTACAGGGCTTAGGAGCAGGTTTTGTTCCGTCTATTCTGGATACTTCTATTTTGGATGGTATTACTCAGATTGGCAAAGACGAAGCCTTTACTTTTGCTATAGATGCTGCAAAAAAGGAAGGGCTTTTTGTAGGGATTTCCACAGGGGCAGCACTGGCAGCAGTTGCTAAAAAGCTTCCTGAAATACCAGCAGGTTCTAAGATATTAACGATTAACTATGACACGGGCGAAAGATATCTTTCCATAGAAGGATTGTTCTAA
- the epsC gene encoding serine O-acetyltransferase EpsC has product MNKVSDSFIEQIFQRKKNASYGFFDKNKAEAFVEELYQLLFLPQHINMEETLRTQFEELQNKLFELIKNTTDDKLFAERQVEVLFDALPEIYERLILDAESILEFDPATESLEEILLAYPGFFATYVYRVSHQLWKQKIKTLPRIISEYGHSKTGIDIHPGAVIGEHFFIDHGTGIVIGETSVIGNNVKIYQGVTLGALNVSKDKANKKRHPNIEDNVIIYSGATILGGDTTIGRDSIIGGNVWITQNVPSNSLVYNKSEIRIKDNNPLPESLTFVI; this is encoded by the coding sequence ATGAATAAAGTGTCCGATTCTTTTATTGAGCAGATTTTTCAGAGAAAAAAAAATGCATCATATGGTTTTTTCGACAAGAATAAAGCGGAAGCTTTTGTAGAGGAATTATACCAGTTGCTTTTTCTTCCTCAGCATATCAATATGGAGGAAACACTGAGAACTCAATTTGAAGAATTACAGAACAAACTTTTTGAATTAATAAAAAATACGACTGATGACAAACTTTTTGCAGAACGACAAGTGGAAGTGCTGTTCGACGCGTTACCGGAAATATATGAACGCTTGATTCTGGATGCCGAATCTATTTTAGAATTTGACCCTGCAACAGAATCTTTGGAAGAAATTCTGCTGGCATATCCCGGATTTTTCGCCACTTATGTCTATAGAGTTTCCCACCAGTTGTGGAAACAAAAGATAAAAACTCTGCCTCGTATTATTTCAGAATACGGACATAGCAAAACGGGAATCGATATTCATCCGGGGGCAGTGATAGGAGAACATTTTTTCATAGATCACGGAACAGGTATTGTAATCGGAGAAACATCGGTAATTGGAAATAATGTAAAGATCTATCAGGGAGTTACACTAGGAGCATTAAATGTTTCCAAGGATAAGGCCAATAAGAAAAGACATCCTAATATTGAGGATAATGTTATTATTTATTCAGGGGCTACTATTCTGGGCGGAGATACAACCATAGGCCGGGACAGTATTATAGGCGGTAATGTGTGGATTACTCAAAATGTTCCTTCCAATTCTCTGGTCTATAACAAAAGCGAAATCAGGATAAAAGACAATAATCCTCTTCCGGAGTCATTAACTTTTGTCATTTAA
- a CDS encoding sulfate adenylyltransferase subunit 1, whose product MDILRFITAGSVDDGKSTLIGRLLYDSKSILQDQLEVLEKHSKNKNDDGVDLALLTDGLRAEREQGITIDVAYRYFSTARRKFIIADAPGHVQYTRNMITGASNSDLMVILIDARQGVIEQTRRHSIIASLLNLKKVAVAINKMDLVDYSEQIYENIKADYAKIAENLGLTQVTYFPISALKGDNIVTRSADMDWYNGISLLEYLEEVEVNTDTDINSRFQVQYVIRPQNMKYFADSYENNEQGEMQFDELHDYRGYAGKILSGDFRKGDRIQILPTEISTKIDRIEINGSEVEEAFEGQSVVLHIEDDIDVSRGDFFVSAEQLPQVEKEVEVLLCWLDQKALQPGNKYILQHHSRLIKALVKDVEYKVNVNTLEHEKADGDIKLNEIVKVTLKTAQPLVFDSFRKNKATGSAILVDETSNSTVAACIIQ is encoded by the coding sequence TATTAAGATTTATAACAGCAGGAAGCGTAGACGATGGTAAAAGTACCCTTATCGGCAGACTGCTTTACGATAGCAAAAGCATTTTACAAGATCAGTTGGAGGTTTTGGAAAAGCATTCTAAAAACAAAAATGATGACGGGGTAGACCTTGCGCTGCTTACCGACGGATTACGTGCTGAAAGAGAACAGGGGATTACAATAGATGTAGCCTACAGATATTTTTCAACAGCCAGAAGAAAGTTTATTATAGCTGATGCTCCCGGACATGTACAGTATACTCGAAATATGATCACCGGTGCATCTAACTCAGATCTAATGGTTATTCTTATAGATGCACGTCAGGGAGTTATAGAACAAACCAGAAGACATTCCATTATAGCATCATTACTTAATCTGAAAAAAGTTGCAGTGGCTATTAACAAAATGGATTTGGTAGATTATTCGGAACAGATTTATGAAAATATAAAAGCTGACTATGCAAAAATTGCAGAAAATCTTGGACTGACTCAAGTTACCTATTTCCCGATCTCGGCTCTGAAAGGAGATAATATTGTAACAAGATCTGCAGATATGGATTGGTATAATGGCATTTCGTTGTTAGAATACCTGGAGGAAGTAGAGGTAAATACTGATACAGATATAAATAGCCGTTTTCAGGTGCAATATGTAATCCGTCCTCAAAATATGAAATATTTCGCCGATTCCTATGAAAATAATGAACAAGGAGAGATGCAGTTTGATGAGTTACATGATTATCGTGGTTATGCCGGGAAAATACTGAGTGGGGATTTTCGTAAAGGAGACCGAATTCAGATTCTGCCGACAGAAATTTCTACGAAAATAGACAGAATTGAAATTAACGGATCTGAAGTTGAAGAAGCTTTTGAAGGGCAGTCGGTGGTATTGCATATTGAAGACGATATAGATGTAAGCAGGGGTGACTTTTTTGTATCAGCAGAGCAATTGCCACAAGTAGAAAAAGAAGTAGAAGTATTACTATGCTGGTTGGATCAGAAAGCCTTGCAGCCAGGCAATAAATATATATTACAGCATCACAGCAGACTGATAAAGGCATTGGTGAAAGATGTGGAATATAAAGTAAATGTAAATACACTGGAACACGAAAAAGCAGATGGTGATATAAAGCTGAATGAAATTGTGAAAGTAACACTAAAAACAGCACAGCCTTTGGTTTTTGATAGTTTCAGAAAAAATAAAGCAACAGGTTCTGCAATTTTGGTAGACGAAACCTCTAACTCAACAGTTGCAGCCTGTATAATTCAGTAG